A genomic segment from Nocardiopsis sp. Huas11 encodes:
- a CDS encoding type II toxin-antitoxin system Phd/YefM family antitoxin, which translates to MRTMSYSESRANYAATLDSVVEDREEVVITRAGHEPVVIVSLAEYESLRETAYLLRSPENARRLVTAIEQLEAEHGVERDIVE; encoded by the coding sequence GTGAGAACCATGAGCTATTCGGAGTCCCGTGCCAACTACGCGGCGACGCTGGACTCCGTGGTCGAGGACCGCGAGGAGGTCGTGATCACCCGGGCGGGCCACGAGCCTGTGGTCATCGTCTCTCTGGCCGAGTACGAGTCGCTGCGGGAGACCGCCTATCTGCTCAGGAGTCCCGAGAACGCGCGCCGCCTGGTGACCGCCATCGAGCAGCTTGAAGCCGAGCACGGCGTAGAACGGGACATCGTCGAGTGA
- a CDS encoding Txe/YoeB family addiction module toxin gives MKIVWAESAWEDYVWWQGQDRKILKRINALLKDIDRHGNDGMGKPEPLRYGFQSYWSRRITDEHRLVYKIAGDEIRIAACRYHYGK, from the coding sequence GTGAAGATCGTGTGGGCCGAATCCGCCTGGGAGGACTACGTCTGGTGGCAGGGCCAGGATCGCAAGATCCTCAAGCGCATCAACGCTCTGCTCAAGGACATCGACCGGCACGGAAACGACGGCATGGGCAAGCCGGAGCCGCTGCGTTACGGGTTCCAGAGTTACTGGTCCCGCCGGATCACTGACGAACACCGCCTGGTGTACAAGATCGCAGGAGACGAGATTCGTATCGCCGCCTGTCGGTACCACTACGGCAAGTGA
- a CDS encoding NUDIX hydrolase, with protein sequence MKGITVAPGITFPDTSDGRTHVAGAIIADPRGRIFAQRRSPTRKVFPHCWDIVGGHVEPGETMLEGLAREVAEETGWRLAEVAAELYRLDWDPGDGLTRHEVDYLVRVEGDLAAPRLEPDKHTEYMWVDESLVDRLHDHRDPGEYFITDIVRLGLAAARPKP encoded by the coding sequence ATGAAGGGCATCACGGTGGCGCCGGGGATCACGTTCCCGGACACCTCCGACGGGCGCACCCACGTGGCGGGCGCGATCATCGCCGACCCCCGGGGCCGGATCTTCGCCCAGCGCCGCTCCCCCACCCGCAAGGTGTTCCCGCACTGCTGGGACATCGTCGGCGGCCACGTCGAACCGGGCGAGACCATGTTGGAGGGCCTGGCCCGCGAGGTCGCCGAGGAGACCGGCTGGCGGCTGGCCGAGGTCGCCGCGGAGCTGTACCGCCTGGACTGGGACCCGGGTGACGGGCTGACCAGGCACGAGGTCGACTACCTGGTGCGCGTCGAAGGCGACCTGGCCGCGCCCCGGTTGGAGCCGGACAAGCACACCGAGTACATGTGGGTGGACGAGTCGCTGGTCGACCGGCTGCACGACCACCGCGACCCGGGCGAGTACTTCATCACCGACATCGTGCGCCTGGGCCTGGCCGCCGCCCGACCGAAGCCCTGA
- a CDS encoding TetR/AcrR family transcriptional regulator — translation MAKGGSGRRTSEETKERLLAAATATLREEGYSGASARAIATRAEANSALVFYHFGGVDQLLLAALDRSSAERLAMYRELTAKARTFEQLVEAATEIYRTDLERGYMAEFTELVAAAVSKPELRPEIRDRAEPWIAFIEGEWNRVLGGSALGRMLPAREVAYGAITFYLGVNLFSVLDEDHSRTEAVFELAQVLAPRAKLITLRLPAWGRRDDAVGWPSDDEEDA, via the coding sequence ATGGCCAAGGGCGGCAGCGGACGGCGCACGAGTGAGGAGACCAAGGAGCGGCTGCTCGCGGCGGCGACCGCGACCCTGCGCGAGGAGGGGTACTCCGGCGCGTCGGCGCGCGCGATCGCCACGCGCGCGGAGGCCAACTCGGCGCTGGTCTTCTACCACTTCGGCGGAGTCGACCAGCTGCTGTTGGCGGCGCTGGACCGCTCCAGCGCCGAACGCCTGGCGATGTACCGGGAGCTCACCGCGAAGGCGCGCACGTTCGAGCAGCTGGTGGAGGCGGCGACCGAGATCTACCGGACCGACCTGGAGCGCGGGTACATGGCGGAGTTCACCGAACTGGTGGCGGCCGCGGTGTCCAAGCCGGAGCTGCGCCCGGAGATCCGCGACCGCGCCGAGCCGTGGATCGCCTTCATCGAGGGCGAGTGGAACCGCGTCCTGGGCGGCTCGGCGCTCGGGCGGATGCTGCCCGCCCGCGAGGTGGCCTACGGGGCGATCACGTTCTACCTGGGGGTCAACCTGTTCTCCGTCCTGGACGAGGACCACTCGCGGACCGAGGCCGTGTTCGAGCTCGCCCAGGTCCTGGCGCCCCGTGCGAAGCTGATCACGCTGCGGCTGCCCGCGTGGGGCCGGCGCGACGACGCCGTAGGGTGGCCGTCGGACGACGAGGAGGACGCATGA
- a CDS encoding isoprenylcysteine carboxylmethyltransferase family protein, whose amino-acid sequence MIPDPELHATLVRGLGLFGPLLALVALGAWRVPSRRETAAMIVSGAWALLTLLPLNLVALHVGWWTFHADGAIWLGMPMDLLVAWVILWGPLPALLLRVLPVPLLTALLVWADILLMPLAAPVVDLSRLWLVGEFAGAAVCLIPALLLAYWTREGQLVHARVWAQAGLAFGLMVALPLVVLGVVPSGPTVFAGAQLVLIAGLPGLAAAREFARVGAGTPLPYDPPVRLVTSGPYAYLRNPMQTSMIAVYLVLAALLREPALLLLGLSALIYGAGFADWHEGGQLRAAFGRRWTDYRSAVRPWLPRWRPWPGRTPGVLYVAADCAVCRGVGAWIAARSPVALDLRPAAEHPEVLYRLTYQTPDGARWSGVSAFARALEHLHLGWALTGWALDLPGLRHFAQIGADVFGAGPRPSRPPHADVPGAGSQERV is encoded by the coding sequence ATGATCCCCGACCCCGAACTCCACGCCACCCTGGTCCGCGGCCTGGGCCTGTTCGGCCCCCTCCTCGCGCTCGTGGCGCTGGGCGCCTGGCGGGTGCCCTCCCGCCGCGAGACCGCGGCGATGATCGTCTCCGGCGCCTGGGCCCTGCTCACCCTGCTGCCGCTCAACCTGGTCGCCCTGCACGTGGGCTGGTGGACCTTCCACGCCGACGGGGCCATATGGCTGGGGATGCCCATGGACCTCCTCGTCGCGTGGGTGATCCTGTGGGGGCCGCTGCCGGCCCTGCTGCTGCGCGTGCTCCCCGTCCCGCTGCTCACCGCCCTGCTGGTCTGGGCCGACATCCTGCTCATGCCGCTCGCGGCGCCCGTGGTGGACCTCAGCCGGCTGTGGCTGGTCGGGGAGTTCGCCGGCGCGGCCGTGTGCCTGATCCCCGCGCTGCTGCTCGCGTACTGGACCCGTGAGGGCCAGCTCGTCCACGCGCGCGTGTGGGCCCAGGCCGGGCTGGCGTTCGGGCTGATGGTCGCGCTGCCGCTGGTGGTCCTCGGCGTCGTCCCCAGCGGCCCGACCGTGTTCGCCGGCGCCCAGCTCGTGCTGATCGCCGGGCTGCCCGGCCTGGCCGCCGCACGCGAGTTCGCGCGCGTGGGCGCCGGAACGCCGCTGCCCTACGACCCGCCCGTGCGGCTGGTCACCAGCGGCCCCTACGCCTACCTGCGCAACCCCATGCAGACCTCGATGATCGCCGTCTACCTGGTGCTCGCGGCGCTGCTGCGCGAACCCGCCCTGCTCCTGCTGGGCCTGAGCGCGCTGATCTACGGCGCCGGGTTCGCGGACTGGCACGAGGGCGGCCAGCTGCGCGCGGCGTTCGGCCGCCGGTGGACCGACTACCGCTCGGCCGTGCGCCCCTGGCTGCCCCGGTGGCGTCCCTGGCCGGGGCGCACCCCCGGTGTGCTCTACGTCGCCGCGGACTGCGCCGTGTGCCGGGGCGTGGGCGCCTGGATCGCCGCCCGCTCGCCCGTGGCCCTGGACCTGCGTCCCGCCGCCGAGCACCCCGAGGTCCTCTACCGCCTCACCTACCAGACCCCCGACGGCGCGCGCTGGAGCGGTGTGTCCGCCTTCGCCAGGGCGCTGGAGCACCTGCACCTGGGGTGGGCGCTCACCGGCTGGGCCCTCGACCTGCCCGGTCTGCGGCACTTCGCCCAGATCGGCGCGGACGTCTTCGGCGCCGGCCCCCGGCCCTCCCGCCCGCCGCACGCCGACGTTCCGGGGGCGGGAAGTCAGGAGCGGGTCTGA
- a CDS encoding PrsW family intramembrane metalloprotease has product MEEQAMLARDLVLRVCAGPTELDPQWIRAGGKVTTPFLVPRDRNLVRAIIAAGRSMGVDRLLVCRTRAEFSYEAVTEVPLDTDTLVELIRGWGNTPTDFLVCVEDFSAAVLVTADELTVAAGPPDFVRELVGADIPQARAHFAARARAEGGATLTRAAQLYHCVEPGARHARTPRGPGPDLAERLARTADRARERSPRAVRGLRALRGSWGWLMLVALLLVPLAEPALRPVLPVLALTYLLLFQLAWLSRSRTVSFATLLRVVALGAVLLWPIALAESALVRFLVADPYGVLAYTYVAVPVEELGKLAPLLLLPLLARRRARRLAATDFLLVAAASGAGFQLAERLLTEVALMEGGHTGTGGLLLPGGSVVHAPDGSVLAVFSGHALTTGLVGAALGLAIVGRRYGAWLWLLPPLALTTAVLEHLNLNAVFAGASLHWATDAVFAVLGGGVLTPWLLLLLLLCAVAMDYRMIGTAAESTPPLPGQPPLARLRRWAWGRSIAMRVRVPADIAPLFRRIALSWIDLPVTLATTLSSIAHELAAATIAARRGPGVLCDTWRFVRHRRASAMGEARSEGRPWRPYPAQETLTRTARELAIRLGLAATGGITAASAAAFLAAALPAAVVLPPVTGAGGDTPAYALVAVARLQTWWGGEGTAVWAVVALVAVVSLLTTGNAVPHAHPRMREFLRAPTANTGAILGMLAPGQVGYALPGLLGPALPRRVDRLLVR; this is encoded by the coding sequence ATGGAAGAACAGGCCATGCTCGCGCGGGACCTCGTCCTGCGCGTCTGCGCCGGTCCGACCGAGCTCGACCCCCAGTGGATCCGGGCCGGCGGCAAGGTCACGACCCCCTTCCTCGTGCCCCGCGACCGCAACCTCGTCCGGGCGATCATCGCCGCGGGGCGGTCGATGGGCGTGGACCGGCTCCTGGTCTGCCGCACGCGGGCCGAGTTCTCCTACGAGGCCGTCACCGAGGTGCCCCTCGACACCGACACCCTGGTCGAGCTCATCCGGGGATGGGGGAACACGCCCACCGACTTCCTCGTCTGCGTCGAGGACTTCTCCGCGGCGGTGCTGGTCACCGCCGACGAACTCACCGTGGCGGCCGGGCCCCCCGACTTCGTCCGCGAACTCGTCGGCGCCGACATCCCCCAGGCCCGCGCCCACTTCGCGGCCCGGGCGCGCGCGGAGGGCGGCGCGACCCTGACCCGCGCCGCGCAGCTCTACCACTGCGTCGAACCCGGCGCCCGCCACGCCCGTACCCCGCGCGGGCCCGGACCGGACCTGGCCGAACGCCTGGCCCGCACCGCCGACCGCGCCCGCGAGCGCTCCCCGCGGGCCGTGCGCGGCCTGCGCGCGCTCCGCGGCTCCTGGGGGTGGCTCATGCTCGTCGCCCTGCTCCTGGTGCCCCTGGCCGAGCCCGCGCTGCGCCCCGTCCTGCCCGTGCTGGCCCTCACCTACCTGCTGCTCTTCCAGCTGGCCTGGCTCTCGCGCTCGCGCACCGTCTCCTTCGCGACCCTGCTGCGGGTGGTCGCCCTCGGCGCCGTCCTGCTGTGGCCGATCGCCCTCGCCGAGTCGGCCCTCGTGCGGTTCCTGGTCGCCGACCCCTACGGTGTCCTCGCCTACACCTACGTCGCGGTGCCCGTGGAGGAGCTCGGCAAGCTCGCGCCGCTGCTGCTCCTGCCGCTCCTGGCCCGGCGCCGGGCGCGCCGCCTGGCGGCCACCGACTTCCTGCTCGTGGCGGCGGCCTCCGGAGCCGGATTCCAGCTCGCCGAGCGCCTGCTCACCGAGGTCGCGCTGATGGAGGGCGGGCACACCGGGACGGGCGGCCTCCTCCTGCCCGGCGGATCAGTCGTGCACGCCCCCGACGGGAGCGTCCTCGCCGTGTTCTCCGGGCACGCCCTGACCACCGGTCTGGTCGGCGCCGCCCTCGGCCTGGCGATCGTCGGCCGCCGCTACGGCGCCTGGCTCTGGCTGCTGCCCCCGCTCGCACTGACCACCGCCGTCCTGGAACACCTCAACCTCAACGCGGTGTTCGCGGGCGCGAGCCTGCACTGGGCCACCGACGCCGTCTTCGCCGTCCTCGGCGGCGGCGTGCTCACCCCGTGGCTGCTGCTCCTGCTCCTGCTGTGCGCGGTGGCGATGGACTACCGGATGATCGGCACCGCGGCCGAGAGCACGCCGCCGCTGCCCGGGCAGCCGCCCCTGGCCCGCCTGCGCCGCTGGGCGTGGGGCCGCTCGATCGCGATGCGCGTGCGGGTGCCCGCCGACATCGCGCCGCTGTTCCGCCGGATCGCCCTGTCGTGGATCGACCTGCCGGTCACCCTGGCGACCACGCTGTCCTCGATCGCGCACGAGCTGGCCGCCGCCACCATCGCGGCCCGCAGGGGGCCGGGCGTGCTGTGCGACACCTGGCGCTTCGTGCGGCACCGGCGGGCCAGCGCCATGGGCGAGGCCCGGTCCGAGGGGCGGCCCTGGCGCCCCTACCCGGCCCAGGAGACCCTGACCCGCACCGCGCGCGAGCTGGCCATCCGCCTGGGGCTGGCGGCGACCGGGGGGATCACCGCGGCCTCGGCCGCCGCGTTCCTGGCGGCCGCGCTCCCGGCCGCCGTCGTCCTGCCCCCGGTCACCGGGGCCGGCGGCGACACCCCGGCCTACGCGCTGGTGGCGGTGGCACGGCTCCAGACCTGGTGGGGCGGTGAGGGCACCGCCGTGTGGGCGGTGGTGGCACTGGTGGCGGTGGTGAGCCTGCTGACGACCGGCAACGCGGTGCCGCACGCCCACCCGCGCATGCGGGAGTTCCTGCGCGCGCCCACCGCCAACACGGGCGCGATCCTGGGCATGCTCGCCCCGGGGCAGGTCGGCTACGCGCTGCCGGGGCTGCTCGGCCCGGCCCTGCCGCGCCGCGTGGACCGCCTCCTGGTCCGCTGA
- a CDS encoding type II toxin-antitoxin system RelE/ParE family toxin gives MRVVYKGPARRALTEDLPEAVASAAYEFVNGPLKDNPWRVGKPLAEPFAGPHAARRGTYRITYRIRPDKDVIEIHSIRHRRDAYRA, from the coding sequence ATGAGGGTCGTCTACAAGGGGCCCGCCCGCCGCGCTCTGACCGAGGACCTTCCCGAAGCGGTGGCCTCCGCGGCGTACGAGTTCGTCAACGGACCGCTGAAGGACAACCCGTGGCGTGTGGGCAAGCCGCTCGCGGAACCCTTCGCGGGACCGCACGCCGCCAGAAGGGGGACCTACCGGATCACCTACAGGATCCGCCCCGACAAGGACGTGATCGAGATCCACTCGATCCGCCACCGCCGGGACGCGTACCGGGCCTGA
- a CDS encoding type II toxin-antitoxin system Phd/YefM family antitoxin, translating into METIPITEAKARIAELADRAQREHADYTFTKNGRPAVVMMSVDQYESLMETLSILDDPETRADLTESAESEEFTTEEDMAELMNARLGKDPAA; encoded by the coding sequence ATGGAGACCATTCCGATCACCGAGGCCAAGGCCAGAATCGCCGAGCTCGCCGACCGTGCCCAGCGCGAGCACGCCGACTACACGTTCACCAAGAACGGCCGTCCCGCCGTCGTGATGATGTCGGTGGATCAGTACGAGTCCCTCATGGAGACGTTGAGCATCCTCGATGACCCGGAGACCCGTGCGGACCTCACCGAATCCGCCGAGTCCGAGGAGTTCACGACCGAAGAGGACATGGCCGAGCTGATGAACGCACGGCTCGGCAAGGACCCCGCCGCATGA
- a CDS encoding stage II sporulation protein M, protein MRTPREPFRIIRANLGAYLVLNVLVYGVLLAGLAVGLLFPELTASLVTGQEDDGTADLVVSLLGNVWLFALTILAVNVLTVGVLKILLPSLVVPFAGIALLLYKTFESGVILAPVDETMATVLLPHTPTMVIEFQAYILLSLGSYLLGRAWLRPATVSAPNRRQGYVRGLRQFGWLSLPALTLFVIGAVYEAFSLIYLVPRLLMG, encoded by the coding sequence ATGCGAACCCCGCGCGAACCATTCCGGATCATTCGTGCCAACCTCGGCGCCTACCTCGTGTTGAACGTGCTCGTGTACGGAGTGCTCCTGGCCGGTTTGGCGGTGGGGCTGCTCTTCCCCGAACTGACCGCGTCACTGGTCACCGGTCAGGAGGACGACGGGACAGCGGACCTGGTGGTGTCGTTGCTCGGGAACGTCTGGTTGTTCGCCCTGACCATCCTCGCGGTCAACGTACTGACGGTCGGCGTGCTGAAGATCCTGCTGCCCTCGCTGGTCGTGCCCTTCGCGGGGATCGCCCTCCTCCTGTACAAGACGTTCGAGAGCGGCGTGATCCTTGCTCCGGTCGACGAGACCATGGCGACGGTCCTCCTCCCGCACACCCCGACGATGGTCATCGAGTTCCAGGCCTACATCCTGCTCTCACTCGGCTCCTACCTCCTCGGAAGGGCCTGGCTGCGCCCCGCGACGGTCAGCGCCCCGAACCGTCGTCAGGGGTATGTGCGCGGGCTGCGGCAGTTCGGCTGGCTGAGCCTGCCCGCGCTGACATTGTTCGTCATCGGCGCGGTCTACGAGGCCTTCTCGCTCATCTACCTCGTCCCCCGCCTGCTGATGGGCTGA
- a CDS encoding molybdopterin-dependent oxidoreductase — protein MSRAVYPTSAHWGGYQVVVEDERVVGVRPDPDDPAPSPIIDNTPGAQHHPSRVARPAVRRRWLEHGPGPDLRRGDPDDEYVEVEWDTALDLLARELDRVRSHHGNAAIYGGSYGWGSAGRIHHAQSQLHRFLNTIGGYTRSRTTYSHGAVEVLMPRILGTPAANRLLHRAPAWTMIREHTDLLVTFGGLRVSNTWNSSGGRAVQTAGPAMHDAAESGVEFVSVSPLHDDAPEGVKADWVSIEPGTDTAVMLALMHVLFTEGLADTDFLDRYTVGAGAVRAYVLGEDGSGPARDPEWAESVSGVPADELRALARRMAGRRTLVNVGWSVQRARYGEQPLWAGLALACCLGQVGLPGGGFASGYGSMGNYGGGATPLGLPRMPQGDNPVDSFIPVARIADMLLHPGEPYDFNGEERRYPHARLVYWAGGNPFHHHQDLARLTEAFGRPDTVVVHETHWTATAHHADIVLPATTVLERDDLTASQGDLTVRAMPRAVPPHGQARNEYDTYADLAERLGVREEFTEGRTSAQWMRVVYERWRSLVARRGLDVPGFDEFWSLGRVEIPGRVEDEALLGEFRADPEGRALRTPSGRIELFSDTIGSFGYEDCPGHPVWLPGPTVTGDRGAWPFTLVANQPSGRLHSQQDMGAHSMSQKVQGRAPLRMHPGDARARGLVEGAVVRVSSPWGSCLAGLVLSDAVRPGVVQLSTGAWYDPTAPGVTCAHGNPNALTEDAGTSSLSQGCTGQLTRVRVEPFSGPLPPVRAFAPPRGVTPA, from the coding sequence ATGTCGCGCGCGGTGTATCCGACCAGCGCCCACTGGGGCGGTTACCAGGTGGTCGTGGAGGACGAGCGTGTGGTGGGCGTGCGTCCCGACCCGGACGACCCGGCACCCTCCCCCATCATCGACAACACCCCCGGCGCCCAGCACCACCCCTCGCGCGTGGCGCGCCCGGCGGTGCGCCGCCGCTGGCTGGAGCACGGGCCGGGCCCGGACCTGCGCCGGGGCGACCCCGACGACGAGTACGTCGAGGTCGAGTGGGACACGGCCCTGGACCTGCTCGCCCGCGAACTCGACCGGGTGCGGTCGCACCACGGCAACGCGGCGATCTACGGCGGCTCCTACGGCTGGGGCAGCGCGGGCCGGATCCACCACGCGCAGAGCCAGCTGCACCGGTTCCTGAACACGATCGGCGGCTACACGAGGTCCCGGACGACCTACAGCCACGGCGCCGTGGAGGTGTTGATGCCGCGGATCCTCGGGACCCCGGCGGCCAACCGGCTGCTGCACCGGGCCCCGGCCTGGACGATGATCCGCGAGCACACGGACCTGCTGGTGACCTTCGGCGGCCTGCGGGTGTCGAACACGTGGAACTCGTCCGGCGGTCGGGCGGTGCAGACCGCCGGTCCGGCCATGCACGACGCCGCGGAGTCCGGGGTGGAGTTCGTGTCCGTGTCCCCTCTGCACGACGACGCGCCGGAGGGCGTCAAGGCCGACTGGGTGTCCATCGAACCGGGCACGGACACCGCGGTGATGCTGGCCCTGATGCACGTGCTGTTCACCGAGGGGCTGGCCGACACCGACTTCCTGGACCGGTACACCGTGGGCGCCGGGGCCGTGCGCGCCTACGTGCTGGGCGAGGACGGTTCGGGGCCGGCCCGCGATCCCGAGTGGGCCGAGTCCGTCAGCGGCGTCCCCGCCGACGAGCTCCGCGCGCTGGCCCGGCGGATGGCCGGTCGGCGCACGCTGGTCAACGTGGGCTGGTCGGTCCAGCGCGCCCGCTACGGCGAGCAGCCGCTGTGGGCCGGGCTGGCGCTGGCGTGCTGCCTGGGGCAGGTGGGCCTGCCGGGCGGCGGTTTCGCCTCGGGGTACGGCTCCATGGGCAACTACGGCGGCGGGGCGACCCCGCTGGGGCTGCCGCGCATGCCGCAGGGCGACAACCCGGTGGACTCGTTCATCCCGGTGGCCCGGATCGCGGACATGCTGCTGCACCCGGGCGAGCCCTACGACTTCAACGGCGAGGAGCGCCGCTACCCGCACGCGCGGCTCGTGTACTGGGCGGGCGGCAACCCCTTCCACCACCACCAGGACCTGGCGCGGCTGACCGAGGCCTTCGGGCGGCCGGACACGGTGGTGGTGCACGAGACGCACTGGACCGCGACGGCGCACCACGCCGACATCGTCCTTCCGGCCACGACCGTGCTGGAGCGCGACGACCTCACCGCGAGCCAGGGCGACCTGACGGTGCGGGCGATGCCGCGCGCGGTCCCGCCGCACGGACAGGCGCGCAACGAGTACGACACCTACGCCGACCTGGCCGAACGGCTGGGCGTGCGCGAGGAGTTCACGGAGGGCCGCACCAGCGCCCAGTGGATGCGCGTGGTCTACGAGCGGTGGCGCTCCCTGGTGGCGCGGCGGGGGCTGGACGTGCCCGGGTTCGACGAGTTCTGGTCCCTGGGCCGGGTGGAGATCCCGGGCCGGGTCGAGGACGAGGCCCTGCTGGGCGAGTTCCGGGCCGACCCCGAGGGCAGAGCGCTGCGCACGCCGAGCGGGCGGATCGAGCTGTTCTCGGACACGATCGGCTCCTTCGGGTACGAGGACTGCCCGGGCCACCCGGTGTGGCTGCCCGGTCCGACGGTGACCGGTGACCGCGGCGCGTGGCCGTTCACGCTGGTCGCGAACCAGCCGAGCGGGCGGCTGCACAGCCAGCAGGACATGGGGGCGCACAGCATGTCGCAGAAGGTCCAGGGGCGCGCGCCGCTGCGGATGCACCCCGGCGACGCGCGGGCCCGGGGCCTGGTCGAGGGCGCGGTGGTGCGGGTGTCCAGCCCGTGGGGCTCGTGCCTGGCGGGCCTGGTGCTGAGCGACGCGGTGCGGCCCGGCGTGGTGCAGCTGTCGACGGGTGCCTGGTACGACCCGACGGCGCCGGGGGTGACCTGCGCGCACGGCAATCCGAACGCGCTGACCGAGGACGCGGGCACGTCATCCCTGAGCCAGGGGTGCACGGGCCAGTTGACGCGGGTCCGCGTGGAGCCGTTCTCCGGCCCGCTGCCCCCGGTGCGGGCCTTCGCCCCGCCGAGAGGCGTCACCCCGGCGTAG
- a CDS encoding CoA ester lyase: MGELRSRRSVLAVPASNPRFVEKARGLDTDAFFLDLEDACAPLEKADARDTVVRALREGGWNGRVRTVRVNDVTTEWAYRDVITVVEGAGAELDALVLPKVASARDVQWLDTLLTQIERAVGLEVGRIGIEAQIEDARGLTEVDAIAAASPRLESLVYGPADFMASLNMKSLVVGEQPPGYDTGDAYHYVLMRILTAARAHGLQAIDGPYLQIRDVDAFRRSAGRTAALGFDGKWVLHPLQVEAANEVFAPSQQDYDKAELILDAYAHATSVDRRGAVMLGSEMLDEASRKMALVVAGKGRAAGLKRTSAFDPDQDAGT; the protein is encoded by the coding sequence ATGGGTGAACTCAGGTCACGGCGGTCGGTGCTGGCGGTGCCGGCGTCCAACCCGCGGTTCGTCGAGAAGGCCCGCGGCCTGGACACCGACGCCTTCTTCCTGGACCTGGAGGACGCCTGCGCGCCGCTGGAGAAGGCCGACGCCCGCGACACCGTCGTGCGGGCCCTGCGCGAGGGCGGCTGGAACGGCCGCGTGCGCACCGTCCGCGTCAACGACGTGACCACCGAGTGGGCCTACCGCGACGTCATCACGGTCGTGGAGGGCGCCGGAGCCGAGCTGGACGCCCTCGTGCTCCCCAAGGTCGCCTCCGCGCGCGACGTCCAGTGGCTGGACACCCTGCTCACGCAGATCGAGCGCGCCGTGGGCCTGGAGGTGGGCCGCATCGGCATCGAGGCGCAGATCGAGGACGCGCGCGGCCTGACCGAGGTCGACGCGATCGCCGCCGCCTCGCCCCGGCTGGAGTCGCTGGTCTACGGCCCGGCCGACTTCATGGCGTCGCTGAACATGAAGAGCCTGGTCGTGGGCGAGCAGCCGCCCGGCTACGACACGGGCGACGCCTACCACTACGTCCTCATGCGCATCCTCACCGCCGCCAGGGCCCACGGGCTCCAAGCGATCGACGGCCCCTACCTGCAGATCCGCGACGTCGACGCCTTCCGCCGCTCGGCCGGCCGCACCGCCGCCCTGGGCTTCGACGGCAAGTGGGTGCTGCACCCCCTGCAGGTCGAGGCCGCCAACGAGGTGTTCGCGCCCTCCCAGCAGGACTACGACAAGGCCGAGCTGATCCTCGACGCCTACGCGCACGCCACGAGCGTCGACCGCCGCGGCGCCGTCATGCTCGGCTCCGAGATGCTGGACGAGGCGTCGCGCAAGATGGCGCTCGTCGTGGCGGGCAAGGGGCGCGCGGCCGGGCTGAAGCGCACCAGTGCGTTCGACCCTGACCAGGACGCCGGCACCTGA
- a CDS encoding response regulator transcription factor produces MDATSTATVLIADDDRAIRESLERALQLEGYSVRSAADGVQALAAVHADPVDLLILDVMMPGVDGLGVARVLRAEKDRTPILMLTARVETPDRVAGLDAGADDYLAKPFELEELLARLRALLRRSAHVTEEGAEEGPLRVGELRLDPLARRVWRGEREIELSKTEFDLLELLVRNHGIVLDHATIYDRIWGYDFGPESKNLAVYISYLRRKLEDGGPPLIQTVRGVGYTLRG; encoded by the coding sequence ATGGATGCCACCTCCACAGCCACGGTGCTGATCGCCGACGACGACCGGGCGATCCGCGAGTCACTGGAACGCGCCCTCCAACTGGAGGGCTACTCCGTGCGCTCGGCGGCCGACGGGGTCCAGGCCCTGGCCGCCGTCCACGCCGACCCCGTCGACCTGCTGATCCTCGACGTGATGATGCCCGGAGTCGACGGACTGGGCGTGGCCCGCGTCCTGCGGGCGGAGAAGGACCGCACACCGATCCTCATGCTCACCGCCCGGGTCGAGACCCCCGACCGGGTGGCCGGACTCGACGCCGGCGCCGACGACTACCTCGCCAAGCCCTTCGAACTGGAGGAGCTCCTGGCCCGCCTGCGCGCGCTGCTGCGCCGCTCCGCGCACGTGACGGAGGAGGGCGCCGAGGAGGGCCCGCTGCGGGTCGGCGAACTGCGCCTGGACCCCCTGGCCCGCCGGGTGTGGCGCGGCGAGCGGGAGATCGAGCTGTCCAAGACCGAGTTCGACCTCCTGGAACTGCTGGTCCGCAACCACGGCATCGTCCTGGACCACGCCACCATCTACGACCGCATCTGGGGCTACGACTTCGGCCCCGAGTCCAAGAACCTCGCCGTCTACATCAGCTACCTGCGCCGCAAGCTGGAGGACGGCGGCCCGCCGCTGATCCAGACCGTGCGCGGCGTCGGATACACACTCCGGGGATGA